The following are encoded together in the Glycine max cultivar Williams 82 chromosome 8, Glycine_max_v4.0, whole genome shotgun sequence genome:
- the PM41 gene encoding seed maturation protein PM41 — translation MSGAQGAQPKESKTATTYESVEGGENRTRTDLLSREDQGCIQVEKLQEKVHDPAGKGGPVFGAGKDEDKQDLGVTGTG, via the coding sequence ATGTCAGGGGCACAAGGAGCACAACCAAAGGAGTCAAAAACAGCAACAACATATGAGTCAGTAGAAGGAGGAGAGAACCGAACAAGGACTGACTTGCTTTCAAGGGAGGATCAAGGCTGCATTCAAGTGGAAAAACTTCAGGAGAAGGTCCATGATCCTGCTGGCAAAGGTGGTCCTGTCTTTGGTGCTGGCAAAGATGAAGACAAACAAGACCTTGGAGTTACTGGCACAGGCTAA